The Clostridia bacterium genome includes a window with the following:
- the ylqF gene encoding ribosome biogenesis GTPase YlqF — MSQIQWFPGHMAKTRRLIAENLKLCDIVVEIRDARIPISSKNPMIDELLKDKPRLVLLNKSDISDKRINEQWIEHYKDLGVHAMLFSAITPQGNKETLARIRLILKDKLERQRARGIVNRPIKIMVAGIPNVGKSAFINCISGRKAMKVENRPGVTRDKQWIRLSGGFELLDTPGILWPKFEDEKVGQRLAFCGSIKDEITDTVYLAAELADFLRKNYISELSQRYGIPRDELAGAEKYEAFSQIGKKRGFLSGGGEIDEERTAKMILDEFRSAKIGKISLEKPGDYI, encoded by the coding sequence ATGTCACAGATACAGTGGTTTCCCGGACATATGGCAAAAACGCGCAGGCTCATAGCCGAAAATTTAAAGCTCTGCGATATCGTCGTGGAGATACGCGATGCGCGCATACCCATATCGTCTAAAAATCCGATGATAGACGAGCTTTTAAAAGATAAGCCGAGGCTTGTGCTATTAAATAAAAGCGATATATCGGATAAGCGCATAAATGAGCAGTGGATAGAGCATTATAAGGATCTTGGTGTGCACGCCATGCTTTTTTCTGCGATCACGCCGCAGGGGAACAAGGAGACGCTGGCAAGGATACGCCTTATTCTTAAGGATAAGCTCGAACGACAGCGCGCGCGCGGCATAGTGAACCGCCCCATAAAGATAATGGTGGCGGGCATACCCAATGTGGGAAAGAGCGCGTTCATAAACTGCATTTCGGGGCGAAAGGCCATGAAGGTGGAGAACAGGCCGGGAGTCACTCGCGACAAACAGTGGATAAGGCTTTCGGGCGGCTTTGAGCTTCTCGACACGCCCGGCATACTCTGGCCGAAGTTCGAAGACGAAAAGGTAGGCCAAAGACTTGCCTTCTGCGGCTCAATAAAGGATGAGATAACCGATACCGTTTATCTTGCCGCAGAGCTTGCCGATTTTTTAAGAAAGAATTATATAAGCGAGCTTTCGCAGCGATACGGCATACCTCGGGATGAGCTTGCCGGCGCAGAAAAGTATGAGGCTTTTTCGCAAATAGGAAAGAAGAGGGGCTTTCTTTCGGGAGGCGGAGAAATTGACGAGGAGCGTACCGCCAAAATGATACTTGACGAATTCAGAAGCGCAAAAATCGGAAAAATATCGTTGGAAAAGCCGGGTGACTATATATGA
- a CDS encoding ribonuclease HII, whose product MTAFEREAESAGYGVVAGTDEAGRGPLAGPVVAAAVILPKEPIEGINDSKKLSEKKREALYDVIMARAVSVGVGYADEREIDEINILNAAMRAMARAVDDLNVRPDFVLIDGNTSRFMEIPHRCIVKGDQKSASVAAASIIAKVTRDRLMAEYAKKYPEYGFEKHKGYPTREHTELIKKYGPCKIHRKTFLKKILP is encoded by the coding sequence ATGACGGCGTTCGAAAGAGAAGCCGAAAGCGCAGGTTACGGCGTCGTCGCCGGTACGGACGAGGCCGGACGCGGCCCGCTTGCGGGACCGGTAGTAGCGGCTGCCGTTATACTGCCGAAAGAGCCCATTGAGGGAATAAACGACTCGAAGAAGCTCTCCGAAAAGAAGCGCGAAGCGCTTTACGACGTTATCATGGCGCGCGCCGTTTCCGTAGGAGTGGGTTACGCCGACGAGCGTGAGATAGACGAGATAAATATACTGAACGCGGCGATGCGCGCCATGGCGCGCGCCGTTGACGATTTAAATGTCAGGCCGGATTTTGTGCTTATAGACGGAAACACCTCGCGCTTTATGGAAATACCGCACAGATGCATAGTAAAGGGCGATCAAAAAAGCGCCTCCGTTGCCGCGGCGTCGATAATCGCGAAGGTCACGCGTGACAGGCTTATGGCCGAATACGCGAAGAAGTATCCCGAATACGGCTTTGAAAAGCACAAGGGATATCCCACTCGCGAGCATACGGAGCTTATTAAAAAATACGGCCCCTGCAAAATACACAGAAAGACTTTTTTAAAAAAGATATTACCTTAA
- a CDS encoding M50 family metallopeptidase: MTKRIKTALGACLTFGRVQLQLSAIALFLLLFVGGNAIVFFSLISAAALHEAGHLTVIKLLGFKVDKVSVTALGAAIHRKGLTGFRHDIFIAAAGPLFSAAAFAVSYAFYASGSESRFLSLFCGLNLILCLLNLVPAWPLDGGVMLLSALYQRYDEKHARFLAFYISLSASLTLFVLGGILLYHTGYNISLILISLFLLYGVSRFEELV; this comes from the coding sequence ATGACAAAGAGAATAAAAACGGCTCTGGGAGCGTGCCTTACATTCGGTCGTGTGCAGCTGCAGTTGTCTGCGATAGCGCTTTTTTTACTGCTTTTTGTAGGCGGAAACGCTATAGTTTTCTTTTCGCTCATATCGGCTGCGGCGCTTCATGAAGCGGGGCATTTGACTGTTATAAAACTTTTGGGCTTTAAGGTGGACAAGGTAAGCGTTACTGCGCTGGGCGCGGCCATTCACAGAAAGGGACTCACGGGATTTCGCCATGACATATTTATCGCCGCCGCAGGGCCGCTTTTCAGCGCTGCGGCGTTTGCCGTTTCGTATGCATTTTACGCTTCGGGAAGCGAGAGCCGGTTTTTATCTCTTTTTTGCGGTTTAAATTTAATATTATGCCTTTTAAATCTCGTACCTGCATGGCCGCTCGACGGAGGGGTCATGCTTTTGTCGGCGCTTTATCAGAGATACGATGAAAAACATGCGCGTTTCCTTGCGTTCTATATTTCTCTTTCGGCGTCGCTTACGCTTTTTGTTTTGGGAGGCATATTGCTTTATCATACGGGGTACAACATTTCGCTCATTCTTATATCACTGTTTTTATTATATGGCGTGAGCCGATTTGAAGAGCTTGTATAA
- a CDS encoding threonine synthase: MKYISTRDTSINFSAAQAMKQGLSKEGGLFVPESIVPFEKGELSALSGKPYREAAFAVMRKYLTDFSDEELFDCIDSAYSEKRWEASEITPIVGLSDNAYILELFHGPTCAFKDVALQILPKFLTYSIKKTGEDKTVVILVATSGDTGKAALEGFADVEGTRIAVFYPDDGVSDMQKLQMVTQSGENVNVGAVIGNFDDAQNGVKKIFTDKAFSEKIAGRGFMLSSANSINWGRLLPQIVYYVYAYARLISIGRINAGDKINICVPTGNFGNILAAYYAMKMGVPVNRLICASNENNVLTDFINTGVYDKNRTFHTTISPSMDILISSNLERLLFDLSGGDEKLISSYMKALSESGKYEVTDEMKVQIAHLFSAGFTDDNGTKATIRRVFEEKGYLCDTHTGVAVTVYEDHVKKTGDKTPTVIASTASPYKFAKSVLEALDVDISGKNDFELLDMLSEKSSVKVPDALGLLKTKPVRFNAKIKREDMESFVDDYLK; encoded by the coding sequence ATGAAATACATAAGCACGCGCGACACGTCTATAAACTTTTCGGCCGCACAGGCGATGAAACAGGGCCTTTCAAAAGAGGGCGGACTTTTCGTGCCCGAAAGTATAGTGCCGTTTGAGAAGGGCGAGCTGTCCGCGCTTTCGGGCAAGCCTTATCGCGAGGCGGCCTTCGCCGTAATGAGAAAATATCTCACCGATTTTTCAGACGAGGAGCTTTTCGACTGCATCGACTCCGCATACAGCGAAAAGCGTTGGGAGGCTTCGGAGATAACGCCTATCGTGGGACTTTCGGACAACGCGTATATTCTTGAGCTTTTCCACGGCCCCACCTGCGCGTTCAAGGACGTTGCGCTTCAGATACTGCCTAAGTTTTTAACGTATTCGATAAAGAAAACCGGCGAGGACAAGACCGTCGTGATACTCGTTGCAACTTCCGGCGACACGGGAAAGGCGGCGCTTGAGGGCTTTGCCGACGTCGAGGGCACTCGCATAGCCGTATTCTATCCGGATGACGGCGTAAGCGATATGCAGAAGCTTCAGATGGTGACTCAAAGCGGCGAAAACGTAAATGTGGGCGCCGTAATAGGAAACTTTGACGACGCTCAAAACGGCGTTAAAAAGATATTTACAGACAAGGCGTTCTCAGAAAAGATCGCAGGACGCGGTTTTATGCTCTCCTCCGCGAATTCGATAAACTGGGGCAGACTTCTTCCTCAGATAGTGTATTACGTATACGCTTATGCGCGCCTTATTTCAATAGGCAGAATAAATGCCGGAGACAAGATAAACATATGCGTGCCCACGGGCAACTTCGGAAACATACTTGCCGCTTATTACGCTATGAAAATGGGCGTGCCCGTAAACCGCCTTATATGCGCGTCAAATGAGAACAACGTGCTTACGGATTTCATAAACACAGGCGTTTACGACAAGAACCGCACGTTCCACACTACGATATCGCCGTCGATGGATATACTCATCTCATCTAACCTCGAACGTCTTTTGTTCGACCTTTCGGGCGGCGACGAAAAGCTCATATCCTCTTATATGAAGGCGCTTTCGGAGAGCGGAAAATATGAGGTGACGGACGAAATGAAAGTACAGATTGCACATCTGTTCTCAGCAGGCTTTACGGACGATAACGGCACAAAAGCCACGATACGCCGCGTATTTGAAGAAAAGGGATATTTATGCGATACGCACACGGGCGTAGCCGTGACGGTGTATGAGGATCACGTAAAGAAAACGGGCGACAAAACGCCCACAGTGATAGCTTCGACCGCAAGCCCCTATAAATTCGCAAAGAGCGTGCTTGAGGCGCTGGACGTAGATATTTCGGGCAAAAACGACTTTGAGCTTCTCGATATGTTAAGTGAAAAGAGCAGCGTAAAGGTCCCCGATGCACTGGGACTTTTAAAAACAAAGCCGGTGCGCTTCAATGCGAAAATAAAGAGAGAAGATATGGAAAGCTTCGTTGACGATTATCTTAAATAA
- the rplS gene encoding 50S ribosomal protein L19, giving the protein MDYLQTLTQDQIRTDIPEYSIGDTLKIYVKIKEGSRERIQMFEGILIAERHGGIQKTITVRRISYGIGVERTFPVNSPNIAKIEVSRKGRVRRAKLFYLRDRVGKAAKVKEKL; this is encoded by the coding sequence ATGGATTATCTTCAGACTTTGACTCAGGATCAGATACGCACGGATATTCCCGAGTATTCCATCGGTGATACCTTAAAGATCTATGTAAAGATCAAGGAAGGCTCGCGCGAGCGTATCCAGATGTTCGAGGGCATACTCATCGCAGAACGTCACGGCGGCATTCAGAAGACTATCACCGTGAGACGTATATCGTACGGCATCGGCGTTGAGCGTACTTTCCCCGTAAATTCGCCTAACATAGCGAAAATAGAAGTATCCAGAAAAGGCCGCGTAAGACGCGCTAAGCTGTTTTATCTGCGTGACAGAGTCGGTAAAGCGGCAAAGGTTAAGGAAAAGCTTTAA
- a CDS encoding YraN family protein translates to MDDIKRGRHGEELAVKFLYDQGYDVITVNYRTREGEIDIIANDDTYLCFVEVKSRIGTPFGTPAEAVTTEKQKRLIKAAKRFIYDNKPPLQPRFDVIELFADRERGDSTRWQITHIKNAFGETEE, encoded by the coding sequence TTGGACGATATAAAACGCGGAAGACACGGTGAGGAATTGGCCGTTAAGTTTTTATACGATCAAGGCTACGACGTGATAACGGTAAATTACCGCACGCGGGAAGGCGAGATAGACATAATCGCAAATGACGATACGTATCTTTGCTTTGTGGAGGTAAAGAGCCGCATCGGCACGCCCTTCGGCACGCCTGCCGAGGCCGTGACGACGGAAAAGCAAAAGAGGCTCATTAAAGCAGCCAAGCGCTTCATATACGATAACAAGCCTCCGCTTCAGCCGCGATTCGACGTTATAGAGTTGTTCGCGGACAGGGAACGCGGCGACTCCACACGCTGGCAGATAACTCACATAAAGAACGCATTCGGAGAGACGGAAGAATGA
- the lepB gene encoding signal peptidase I: MNKQTDPQSRADEDKEERKGRPYAEALDWTEALVFSLVVIILVFSFFVRIITVDGQSMERTLHTSDKVVLTTIGYEPEYGDIVVVNMPNWTDRPFIKRIIATGGQSVDIDFSSGRVIVDGQMLNEPYINDIIREDVYQQLDFPLVVPEGTVFVMGDNRNASTDSRSALVGCVDKRYVMGKAQFRIFPLNSLGSIYKNMDW; the protein is encoded by the coding sequence ATGAATAAACAGACCGATCCGCAATCTAGGGCGGACGAAGATAAGGAAGAAAGAAAAGGCCGCCCCTACGCCGAGGCGCTCGACTGGACAGAGGCGCTCGTATTCTCGCTCGTCGTTATTATTCTCGTATTCTCCTTCTTCGTAAGAATAATAACGGTTGACGGCCAGTCGATGGAGCGCACGCTTCACACGAGCGACAAGGTCGTGCTTACCACGATAGGATACGAGCCCGAATACGGAGATATCGTAGTCGTCAATATGCCGAACTGGACAGACAGACCTTTCATAAAGCGCATTATCGCAACTGGCGGACAGAGCGTGGATATAGATTTTTCATCCGGAAGAGTAATAGTTGACGGACAGATGCTAAACGAGCCGTATATAAATGATATAATCCGCGAAGACGTATACCAGCAGCTGGATTTCCCGCTAGTCGTGCCTGAGGGCACGGTGTTTGTGATGGGCGACAACAGAAACGCCTCCACCGACAGCAGAAGCGCCCTTGTAGGATGCGTTGATAAAAGATATGTCATGGGCAAGGCGCAGTTTAGGATATTCCCGCTCAATTCTTTGGGAAGCATATATAAGAATATGGACTGGTAA
- a CDS encoding M23 family metallopeptidase — translation MSSKRESGYERYESRRRQRTEGMRTYERGAGSMRKDEEKAPMSFAKKTAVRFFVCVIIFLLALALKNAHDPAAERLRETISDTLGATTTAEDVEVFASGVSSRIGEIAGTTVAVFSGREGAVSEEKSDHDTQSEEKSVPKGSYDTPKEEEAYDGEMSVSDYAVNLSSRKYTEMIEPLSDVELFGAATEAYDCDTGEAREELPSNVCNDNLILPIKLIIPVDRHVTSKFGPRINPVTKKESFHYGVDLGAPEGYAVLAPADGVVAKVSESEAYGINMIIHHDHGIGTFYGHLSEVLVSEGESVSAGQTVARVGSTGWSTGPHLHFELHKDMMILNPENYFEFIYD, via the coding sequence ATGAGCAGCAAAAGAGAAAGCGGGTATGAAAGATACGAAAGCAGACGCCGCCAAAGAACGGAAGGCATGCGTACATATGAACGGGGTGCGGGCAGTATGCGCAAAGATGAAGAAAAAGCACCAATGTCGTTTGCCAAAAAAACTGCCGTACGATTTTTTGTTTGCGTCATTATTTTTCTTTTGGCGCTTGCTTTAAAAAATGCGCACGATCCGGCGGCGGAGCGACTGCGTGAAACGATATCGGATACGCTGGGGGCAACGACGACGGCTGAGGATGTTGAAGTTTTTGCTTCGGGAGTATCCTCGCGTATAGGCGAGATAGCGGGAACGACGGTAGCTGTGTTTTCCGGACGTGAGGGCGCCGTAAGCGAAGAAAAATCTGATCATGATACCCAAAGCGAAGAAAAGTCTGTGCCCAAAGGATCGTACGATACGCCAAAAGAGGAAGAGGCGTATGACGGGGAGATGAGCGTTTCCGACTACGCGGTAAATCTTTCGTCAAGGAAGTATACGGAAATGATAGAACCGTTAAGCGATGTCGAGCTTTTCGGAGCGGCAACGGAAGCTTATGACTGCGATACGGGGGAGGCGCGTGAGGAGCTGCCGTCAAACGTCTGCAACGACAATCTTATACTGCCCATAAAGCTGATAATTCCCGTTGACAGGCACGTTACGTCAAAATTCGGTCCGCGAATAAACCCTGTTACGAAAAAAGAATCGTTTCATTACGGCGTTGATTTGGGCGCGCCGGAAGGGTATGCAGTGCTTGCACCGGCAGACGGGGTTGTAGCCAAGGTATCCGAAAGCGAGGCATACGGAATAAACATGATAATACATCACGATCACGGTATAGGCACTTTTTACGGTCATTTAAGCGAGGTGCTCGTATCGGAGGGTGAGAGCGTCAGCGCAGGGCAGACAGTGGCGCGCGTGGGCTCTACGGGGTGGTCAACGGGACCTCACCTTCACTTTGAGCTTCACAAGGATATGATGATACTTAATCCCGAAAATTATTTTGAGTTCATCTATGACTGA
- the folE gene encoding GTP cyclohydrolase I FolE, whose protein sequence is MDKQRIENAVREILIAIGEDPDREGLLETPKRVANMYEEIFAGIECDITKHFKVFENENYDELIVVKDIPLYSMCEHHLLPFVGTASVAYLPRDGKVLGLSKIARIVDDVSKRPQLQERLTKQIADIIVEAVDARGVAVVVEAEHLCMTMRGIRKPGSKTVTSALRGTLRSDARTRSEALSLIMKEA, encoded by the coding sequence ATGGATAAACAGCGTATAGAAAACGCAGTACGAGAGATACTTATCGCAATCGGCGAAGACCCCGACCGCGAGGGCTTACTGGAGACGCCGAAGCGCGTTGCCAACATGTATGAAGAAATATTCGCTGGCATTGAATGCGATATAACAAAGCATTTTAAAGTTTTTGAAAACGAAAATTACGACGAGCTCATCGTCGTCAAGGATATACCGCTTTACTCGATGTGCGAGCATCACCTGCTGCCCTTTGTCGGCACGGCCAGCGTGGCATATCTGCCGCGCGACGGCAAGGTGCTGGGGCTTTCCAAGATCGCCCGCATAGTTGACGACGTATCAAAAAGGCCCCAGCTTCAGGAACGGCTTACAAAACAGATCGCAGACATTATCGTTGAGGCCGTAGATGCGCGCGGCGTTGCCGTAGTCGTTGAGGCAGAGCATCTTTGCATGACTATGCGCGGAATAAGAAAACCCGGCAGCAAAACGGTTACAAGCGCGCTTCGCGGCACTTTGCGAAGCGACGCACGCACGAGAAGCGAGGCTCTTTCTCTTATTATGAAGGAGGCTTAA
- a CDS encoding membrane dipeptidase: protein MIRYFDAHCDTITRTADAGLSMYENDMHISFSKLERFKNYAGIFAIWQDDTKTPAEAYNDFFKYYDYFTGEVEKRKDIVAFCRERADYENAVKEGKIAAFLSIEGGLPLNGRLDNLDKFYKMGVRLMTLTWNRYNGIADGITEETGRGLTDFGREVVAHMGKLNMLIDVSHLSVRGFYDVMEAHKGIVVASHSNSIKECSHRRNLTDEQFLMLKDSGGGSGINLYADFISDRQTAHISDVVRHIEHFMALGGEDSLFIGADFDGIERTVKGLSDVVHIENLYEELLKLNYKERTVQKLFYDNLERIMLTVL, encoded by the coding sequence ATGATACGCTATTTCGACGCGCACTGTGATACGATAACGCGCACCGCCGACGCGGGCCTTTCAATGTACGAAAACGATATGCACATCTCGTTTTCAAAGCTTGAACGCTTTAAGAATTACGCGGGCATTTTTGCCATATGGCAGGACGACACAAAAACGCCCGCCGAGGCTTATAACGATTTTTTTAAGTATTACGATTATTTTACGGGCGAAGTTGAAAAAAGAAAGGATATCGTTGCTTTCTGTAGGGAACGCGCCGATTACGAAAATGCCGTAAAGGAAGGCAAGATCGCGGCCTTTTTATCGATAGAGGGTGGGCTTCCCTTAAACGGCCGCTTGGACAATCTCGATAAGTTTTACAAGATGGGCGTGCGCCTTATGACGCTCACGTGGAACCGCTACAACGGCATTGCAGACGGAATAACCGAGGAAACAGGGCGAGGCCTTACCGACTTTGGGCGCGAAGTTGTAGCTCATATGGGAAAGCTGAATATGCTCATCGACGTGTCGCATCTTTCGGTCCGCGGCTTTTACGATGTTATGGAGGCGCACAAAGGTATTGTTGTCGCCTCGCATTCAAACTCGATAAAGGAATGCAGCCACAGACGGAACCTTACCGACGAGCAGTTTCTTATGCTCAAAGACTCGGGCGGCGGCTCGGGCATAAATCTTTACGCCGATTTTATAAGCGACAGACAGACGGCGCACATATCCGACGTCGTACGCCATATCGAGCACTTTATGGCTCTGGGCGGCGAGGACAGCCTCTTTATAGGGGCGGATTTTGACGGGATAGAGCGCACGGTCAAGGGACTTTCGGACGTTGTACATATTGAAAACCTTTATGAGGAGCTTTTGAAGCTCAATTATAAAGAAAGGACCGTACAAAAGCTGTTTTATGATAATTTGGAAAGAATAATGCTCACCGTGCTTTAA
- a CDS encoding TIGR03960 family B12-binding radical SAM protein, translated as MIDKKLRRILLRVQKPARYIGNELGSVHKDPSGVDVRFAFCFPDCYEVGMSHLGIKILYSLLNDMEGVSCERVFAPWTDMIAEMKKEGIPLFSMESRTPVSEFDIIGFTLQYEMSYSNIVMMLKLSGIPVLSSERTKDDPIVCAGGPCAYNMEPIADFFDFAMMGEGEEIMGEMIAAYREYKHSDMTKEEYLRRISHIEGVYVPSLYDVRYNEDKTVKAVSPKFPDVPKTVKKRIIEDFDKVYTPRSVIVPNIKIVHDRVNMEVFRGCLRGCRFCQAGMIYRPVREKSVDTLMELARDLIAQSGYEEISLASLSTSDYSHIDELLDRMLEWSKENKINFAIPSQRADQFTKEFLDKTTAVRTSGITFAPEAGSQRLRDVINKNISEEQILNACRIALTGNNTTIKLYFMSGLPTETIEDIDGIGKLAFAVLALGAKKGDKPKKSIMINVSVSAFVPKPFTPFQWMAQDTREKMREKHVHLKSSVKSRKIHISYSDDETSHLEAVFARGDRRLSRVILRAVEKGCMFDSWGECFDFEKWMEAFEECGIDPAFYANRKRSYDEVLPWDHIDVGVSKRFLMRENELSKLGKTSTNCRDGCAGCGIKQAFGGELCGTGKTDV; from the coding sequence ATGATCGATAAAAAGCTGCGCCGCATACTGCTAAGAGTGCAAAAGCCGGCGCGTTATATAGGAAACGAGCTCGGAAGCGTGCATAAGGATCCAAGCGGAGTTGACGTGCGCTTTGCTTTCTGCTTTCCCGACTGCTACGAGGTAGGCATGTCGCATCTCGGAATAAAGATACTTTACTCGCTTTTGAACGATATGGAGGGCGTGTCCTGCGAGCGCGTGTTCGCTCCGTGGACCGATATGATAGCCGAAATGAAAAAAGAGGGAATACCGCTTTTTTCCATGGAAAGCAGAACGCCCGTATCGGAGTTTGATATTATAGGCTTTACGCTTCAATATGAGATGTCGTATTCAAATATCGTGATGATGCTGAAGCTTTCGGGCATACCCGTGCTTTCAAGCGAGCGCACGAAGGACGACCCCATAGTTTGCGCGGGCGGGCCGTGCGCATATAATATGGAGCCTATAGCCGACTTTTTCGATTTCGCCATGATGGGCGAGGGCGAGGAGATAATGGGCGAAATGATAGCGGCTTACAGGGAGTACAAGCATTCCGACATGACGAAGGAGGAATATCTTCGGCGCATATCGCATATCGAGGGCGTGTACGTTCCCTCGCTCTACGACGTAAGATATAACGAAGACAAAACGGTTAAGGCCGTTAGCCCTAAATTTCCCGACGTGCCGAAAACTGTAAAGAAGCGCATAATCGAAGATTTTGACAAGGTATATACGCCGAGAAGCGTAATAGTGCCGAACATAAAAATAGTACACGACCGTGTGAACATGGAGGTGTTCCGCGGCTGTCTTCGCGGCTGCCGCTTTTGCCAGGCGGGCATGATATACCGCCCCGTGAGAGAAAAAAGCGTAGATACGCTTATGGAGCTTGCGCGCGATCTCATTGCGCAGAGCGGCTATGAGGAGATATCGCTAGCCTCGCTTTCAACGAGCGATTATTCGCACATAGACGAGCTTCTTGACAGGATGCTCGAATGGTCGAAGGAGAACAAGATAAACTTTGCCATTCCGTCGCAGCGCGCCGACCAGTTCACGAAGGAGTTCCTTGATAAAACGACGGCCGTAAGAACGAGCGGCATCACGTTCGCCCCCGAAGCGGGAAGCCAGAGGCTCAGAGACGTTATAAACAAGAACATCTCAGAGGAGCAGATACTTAACGCCTGCCGCATCGCCCTTACGGGAAACAATACGACTATAAAGCTTTACTTCATGTCGGGGCTGCCTACGGAGACAATAGAAGATATAGACGGCATAGGAAAGCTTGCCTTCGCCGTACTTGCGCTCGGTGCGAAAAAAGGGGACAAGCCCAAAAAGTCGATAATGATAAACGTGAGTGTTTCGGCGTTCGTGCCGAAGCCGTTTACACCGTTTCAGTGGATGGCGCAGGACACGCGCGAAAAAATGCGCGAAAAGCACGTACACCTTAAATCCTCCGTAAAATCGAGAAAGATACATATAAGCTACAGCGACGATGAGACGAGCCATCTCGAAGCGGTGTTTGCGCGCGGCGACAGGCGGCTTTCGCGCGTTATTCTTCGCGCCGTCGAAAAGGGGTGTATGTTCGACAGTTGGGGAGAGTGCTTCGACTTTGAAAAATGGATGGAAGCGTTTGAAGAATGCGGCATCGACCCCGCATTCTACGCCAACCGCAAAAGAAGCTATGATGAGGTTCTGCCGTGGGATCATATAGACGTGGGCGTTTCAAAGCGCTTTCTCATGCGTGAAAACGAGCTTTCAAAGCTTGGGAAAACAAGCACGAACTGCCGCGACGGCTGCGCGGGCTGCGGCATAAAACAGGCGTTTGGAGGTGAGCTTTGTGGGACCGGTAAGACTGACGTTTAA
- a CDS encoding DUF2344 domain-containing protein produces the protein MGPVRLTFKKTDEAVFISHLDISRLFVRALNRAGIKVKYTQGFNPHAYIVFGVPLSLGYESVCERVDFEVLSGESADEIIRRLNLAMPGGIEITDCRAPVKKFKEIGFARWEITAEKASPLTEDELSKIRTLLLSNSLMITKETKRTVSEVDLMEKSRGFSVIRQDENSVRIETALSSRPEDVLNPEYVIRAVSERLNIEFSDVFYRRIEFLDENIEIFR, from the coding sequence GTGGGACCGGTAAGACTGACGTTTAAAAAGACAGACGAGGCCGTATTCATCTCGCATCTTGACATATCGCGCCTTTTCGTGCGCGCGCTCAATCGCGCGGGGATAAAGGTGAAATACACACAGGGCTTTAATCCTCACGCTTATATAGTGTTCGGAGTCCCGCTTTCGTTAGGATATGAAAGCGTGTGCGAGCGCGTCGATTTCGAGGTGCTGTCGGGTGAGAGCGCCGACGAGATAATAAGGCGTTTGAATCTCGCCATGCCCGGCGGGATCGAGATAACGGACTGCCGCGCGCCGGTAAAGAAGTTTAAAGAGATAGGCTTTGCGCGCTGGGAGATAACAGCCGAGAAAGCCTCGCCTCTTACGGAGGACGAGCTTTCTAAGATAAGGACGCTTCTTTTGTCGAACAGCCTTATGATAACAAAGGAGACGAAGCGCACCGTAAGCGAGGTAGACTTAATGGAGAAGTCGCGCGGATTTTCGGTAATAAGACAGGACGAAAACTCCGTGCGTATTGAGACGGCGCTTTCGAGCCGTCCCGAGGACGTTTTAAACCCCGAATATGTTATTCGCGCCGTAAGCGAGCGGCTTAATATTGAATTTAGCGACGTTTTTTACAGAAGAATAGAGTTTTTAGATGAAAATATTGAGATTTTTCGCTGA